From uncultured Methanobrevibacter sp., a single genomic window includes:
- the secY gene encoding preprotein translocase subunit SecY, whose amino-acid sequence MILENFKPIFKLLPEVKTPIHRQDFSEKLKWTAIVLVIYYFLAQIPLYGLSPAAVDQFAQLRAVMAGSFGSILTLGIGPIVTASIVLQLLVGAKILNLDLSQHEHKAMFQSTQKLLAILFTIFEAAVLVLTGSLVPIDNSFYGIMILQLVIGAILILYLDEVVSKWGFGSGVGLFIAAGVAQTIITGTFNFLPATAASTTASGILPGFIQSIIGGAPNFAILIPLIATIIVFLMAVYGESMRIEIPISHGQVRGHGRIRGAVGKYPLKFIYASNMPVILTSALLVNISLFASVFQKLGFPILGQVSGGRPISGLALWLTTPNSLSVLFTNPLRVIFYGIFFLACCVLFSWLWVEISGSLNAKEVSKQLYNSGIQIPGFRSSKRQLYMIMKKYIPALTILGGLFVGILAFIADLTGALGGGTGVLLTVGIVYKLYEEIAQEQLMEMHPMLRKVFE is encoded by the coding sequence ATGATTTTAGAGAATTTTAAGCCTATATTTAAGTTACTTCCTGAGGTCAAGACTCCTATTCATAGGCAAGACTTTAGTGAAAAGCTTAAATGGACCGCTATAGTTTTAGTTATATATTATTTCTTAGCTCAAATTCCGTTATATGGTTTGAGTCCAGCTGCAGTTGACCAATTTGCCCAATTAAGAGCTGTTATGGCAGGTAGTTTTGGGTCAATACTTACTTTAGGTATAGGGCCTATTGTAACTGCATCCATTGTATTGCAACTATTGGTCGGTGCAAAAATATTAAATCTAGACTTATCTCAACATGAACATAAGGCTATGTTTCAAAGTACTCAAAAATTATTAGCTATTTTATTCACAATATTCGAAGCGGCAGTTTTAGTGCTTACTGGAAGTTTAGTGCCTATTGATAATTCTTTTTATGGTATAATGATTCTCCAATTGGTTATTGGAGCAATTTTAATCTTATATCTTGATGAAGTAGTATCCAAATGGGGATTCGGTAGTGGTGTAGGATTGTTCATTGCTGCTGGTGTAGCACAAACCATTATCACTGGAACATTTAACTTCTTGCCAGCTACTGCGGCATCTACAACTGCTTCAGGTATTCTTCCTGGATTTATCCAATCCATTATCGGAGGAGCTCCTAACTTCGCTATATTGATTCCATTGATTGCAACTATCATTGTATTCCTTATGGCTGTATACGGTGAAAGTATGAGAATAGAAATTCCTATTTCTCACGGTCAAGTAAGAGGACATGGTAGAATTAGAGGAGCTGTAGGTAAATATCCTTTAAAATTCATTTATGCAAGTAACATGCCGGTTATTTTAACAAGTGCACTTCTTGTAAACATTTCACTTTTCGCGAGTGTGTTCCAAAAACTTGGTTTCCCTATATTAGGTCAAGTTTCCGGTGGTAGGCCAATCAGTGGTCTTGCATTATGGTTAACCACTCCAAATAGTTTAAGTGTATTGTTTACAAATCCATTGAGAGTAATATTCTATGGTATTTTCTTCTTAGCTTGTTGTGTGCTTTTCTCCTGGCTATGGGTGGAAATCAGTGGTTCCTTAAATGCGAAGGAAGTTTCCAAGCAACTTTATAATTCAGGTATACAAATTCCTGGTTTCAGAAGCAGTAAAAGACAACTTTATATGATTATGAAAAAGTATATTCCAGCTCTTACAATTCTCGGTGGTTTGTTTGTAGGTATATTGGCATTTATTGCTGATTTGACTGGTGCTCTTGGTGGAGGTACTGGTGTATTGCTTACTGTAGGTATTGTATACAAGCTTTACGAAGAAATTGCTCAAGAGCAACTTATGGAAATGCACCCAATGTTAAGAAAAGTATTTGAATAA
- a CDS encoding adenylate kinase yields the protein MKLVVLTGIPGSGSTTILKKTLEEVDYLHLNYGDIMTEIAVEKGLVENRDELRKLPADTQKEIQKEAGLRIKEKSESENVIVDTHCTISTPAGFLPGLPKWVLEGLNPDTFILVEAHPDEIMVRRMSDETRQRDAEKAKDIQLHQEMNRAAAMAYATLTGATVKIINNHDNHLPSTVRKMVELLK from the coding sequence ATGAAATTAGTAGTTTTAACTGGAATTCCAGGTTCTGGAAGTACAACTATACTTAAAAAGACATTAGAAGAAGTGGATTATCTTCATTTAAACTATGGAGATATCATGACTGAAATCGCTGTAGAAAAAGGTCTTGTTGAAAATAGGGATGAGTTAAGAAAATTACCTGCAGACACTCAAAAGGAGATTCAAAAAGAAGCAGGTCTCAGAATTAAGGAAAAATCTGAATCTGAAAATGTTATTGTTGACACTCATTGTACTATTAGCACACCTGCTGGTTTCTTGCCAGGCCTTCCTAAATGGGTTTTAGAAGGATTAAATCCAGACACTTTCATTTTAGTCGAAGCTCATCCTGATGAGATCATGGTTAGAAGAATGAGTGATGAAACCAGACAAAGAGATGCTGAAAAGGCAAAGGATATCCAGTTACATCAAGAAATGAACAGAGCTGCAGCTATGGCTTATGCTACTTTAACTGGTGCAACTGTAAAAATTATTAATAATCATGATAATCATTTGCCATCAACCGTTAGAAAAATGGTTGAACTTTTAAAATAA
- a CDS encoding DUF106 domain-containing protein produces the protein MAYQGSFLLGISWLQPVFDAMNAVLNPLVQMDPTPNNPVLTVFVISFIISLLTVTAQKLLVDQDKMNEMQAKSKALQKELREAQASGDSKQMAKVQAKQMDMMSDQSEIMKMSFRPMIVTMIPILLIFAWMWQSSIKDIIVVFPPAVYYCTLTPIFHSLGQMLYGGNITTIPYGVGWLWWYFICTFGMSQIIRKFMGFKNGF, from the coding sequence ATGGCGTATCAAGGTAGTTTTTTATTAGGTATTTCCTGGCTTCAACCAGTGTTTGATGCTATGAATGCTGTTCTTAATCCATTAGTTCAAATGGATCCTACCCCTAATAATCCAGTGCTTACTGTATTTGTGATATCATTTATCATATCCCTTTTGACAGTAACTGCTCAAAAATTATTAGTGGACCAGGATAAGATGAATGAAATGCAAGCTAAATCAAAAGCTTTGCAAAAAGAGTTGAGAGAAGCTCAAGCTAGTGGAGACTCTAAACAAATGGCAAAGGTTCAAGCTAAACAAATGGATATGATGTCAGACCAATCTGAAATTATGAAAATGTCATTTAGACCAATGATTGTTACTATGATTCCAATATTGTTAATCTTTGCTTGGATGTGGCAATCTTCAATAAAAGATATTATTGTTGTATTTCCTCCAGCTGTTTATTATTGTACTTTAACTCCGATTTTCCACTCATTAGGGCAAATGCTTTATGGTGGTAACATAACTACCATTCCTTATGGAGTTGGATGGTTATGGTGGTACTTCATTTGTACATTTGGAATGTCACAAATCATTAGGAAATTTATGGGATTCAAAAACGGTTTCTAA
- a CDS encoding 50S ribosomal protein L34e, whose protein sequence is MPANRFRSRSYKRVNTKTPGGVNVLRYKKKKPSKHVCAECGAVLHGVPRGRPYEIGKLAKSQKRPNRPFGGYLCPKCARKHFKDEARK, encoded by the coding sequence ATGCCTGCAAATAGATTTAGATCAAGATCATATAAAAGAGTAAACACAAAAACTCCTGGTGGAGTTAATGTTTTAAGATATAAAAAGAAAAAACCATCTAAGCATGTATGTGCTGAATGTGGTGCTGTATTACATGGTGTTCCAAGAGGACGTCCTTATGAGATTGGCAAATTAGCAAAATCTCAAAAAAGACCTAACCGTCCATTTGGTGGATACTTATGTCCAAAATGTGCTCGTAAACATTTCAAAGATGAGGCAAGAAAATAA
- the cmk gene encoding (d)CMP kinase yields MIITIGGTAGSGTTTAAKVLSERLEIPFVSAGAIFREMAAERGMTPVEFGKFAENNTDIDKEIDNRQAKLAEEAQDLIVEGRLSAYFIDADLKVCFTAPLEVRAKRVCEREDKSIELAKEEILSREESEALRYMDIHNIDIRNMDIYDLIINTDSFDPDSIAEIILTTLKVI; encoded by the coding sequence ATGATAATAACAATCGGTGGGACAGCAGGTAGTGGAACTACAACTGCTGCAAAGGTATTATCTGAAAGATTAGAGATTCCATTCGTTTCTGCTGGTGCAATATTCAGAGAAATGGCTGCAGAGAGAGGAATGACTCCTGTTGAATTCGGCAAATTTGCTGAAAATAATACTGACATCGATAAAGAGATTGATAATAGACAAGCTAAACTTGCAGAGGAAGCTCAAGATCTTATTGTTGAAGGAAGACTTTCTGCATACTTCATTGATGCGGATTTAAAAGTTTGCTTCACTGCACCTTTAGAAGTTAGAGCTAAAAGGGTATGTGAAAGAGAAGACAAATCAATTGAGCTTGCAAAAGAGGAAATTCTTTCCCGTGAAGAAAGTGAAGCTTTAAGATATATGGATATTCATAATATAGATATTAGAAATATGGATATTTATGATTTAATTATAAATACTGACAGCTTTGATCCTGACAGTATTGCGGAAATTATTTTAACAACATTAAAGGTGATATAA
- a CDS encoding 50S ribosomal protein L14e codes for MAAIEVGRKCIKTAGREAGKECEIVAIIDENFVEVKGDEVKNRRCNINHLEPIME; via the coding sequence ATGGCAGCTATAGAAGTTGGTAGAAAATGTATTAAAACTGCTGGAAGAGAAGCAGGTAAAGAATGTGAAATTGTTGCAATCATTGATGAAAACTTCGTAGAAGTTAAAGGAGACGAAGTTAAAAACAGACGTTGTAACATCAACCATTTAGAACCTATCATGGAATAA
- a CDS encoding dCMP deaminase family protein: MADEKSQIENKSNRMSKTEYYLAIALAVSKRSTCLKRRYGAVIVNNDEIISTGYNGNPRGEENCCDRGTCQRMNLPSNSGNYNDCFSVHAEQNAMISARRKDMLGASIYLAGEMSVDGDWVEIEDAEPCPICFRMIKNSGIDKIVSKKGILKLRYPLQ, from the coding sequence ATGGCAGATGAAAAATCCCAAATTGAAAACAAATCAAATCGTATGAGTAAAACTGAATATTATCTTGCAATTGCACTTGCTGTATCAAAAAGAAGCACTTGTTTAAAAAGACGCTATGGTGCTGTAATAGTGAATAACGATGAAATAATCAGTACAGGTTACAATGGAAATCCAAGAGGAGAGGAAAACTGTTGTGACAGAGGAACTTGCCAAAGAATGAATCTTCCATCCAATTCTGGAAACTACAATGACTGCTTTTCAGTACATGCAGAACAGAATGCCATGATCTCTGCAAGAAGGAAAGACATGCTTGGAGCAAGCATTTATCTTGCTGGTGAAATGTCTGTTGATGGTGATTGGGTAGAAATAGAAGATGCAGAACCTTGCCCAATATGCTTTAGAATGATAAAGAACTCAGGAATTGATAAGATAGTAAGTAAAAAAGGAATTTTGAAGCTTCGCTATCCACTTCAATAA
- a CDS encoding RNA-guided pseudouridylation complex pseudouridine synthase subunit Cbf5, whose protein sequence is MEDYLIKSNVETNPEYGCNPYERPIDEHIAKGIINLDKPSGPTSHEVDSWVKRILGCKKTGHGGTLDPKVTGVLPIGIDNATRVSQLLLPAGKEYVCLMTLHKEIPEDQIKEIFDEFTGKIYQTPPVKSAVKRELRVRNIYYSTIYEIEGKDVLFRIGCEAGTYVRTYCHDIGEALGCGAHMAELRRTRVGPFDERNNDLVNLHDLTDAYHFYIEDGDESYIRKAIQPMEVASSHLPQIFIKDSAVEAICQGAKLGAGGIAKLSKDIQKGNLVAIKSLKGELVAAGTSLFSSQEIMNADSGLVVDTNKVFMDTGIYPKGW, encoded by the coding sequence ATGGAAGATTACTTAATTAAATCAAACGTTGAAACCAACCCTGAATATGGGTGCAATCCATATGAAAGGCCTATAGATGAACACATAGCTAAAGGTATAATCAATTTGGATAAACCTTCAGGGCCAACATCTCATGAAGTGGACTCTTGGGTAAAGAGAATACTTGGATGCAAGAAAACAGGTCATGGAGGAACACTTGACCCTAAAGTAACTGGAGTATTGCCTATTGGCATTGACAATGCAACAAGAGTCAGTCAACTTCTCCTTCCAGCAGGTAAGGAATATGTATGTCTCATGACTCTGCACAAAGAAATTCCAGAGGATCAAATAAAAGAGATATTCGATGAATTTACCGGCAAGATATACCAAACACCACCGGTTAAATCAGCCGTCAAACGTGAATTAAGGGTAAGAAATATTTATTACTCTACCATCTATGAAATTGAAGGCAAGGATGTCCTATTTAGAATAGGTTGTGAGGCAGGAACATATGTCAGAACCTATTGTCATGATATTGGTGAAGCATTAGGCTGTGGAGCGCATATGGCTGAGCTTAGAAGAACAAGAGTTGGCCCATTTGATGAGCGAAACAATGACCTTGTAAACCTTCACGACCTTACAGATGCTTATCATTTCTACATTGAAGATGGTGATGAATCATACATAAGGAAAGCCATTCAACCAATGGAAGTTGCAAGCTCTCACCTTCCGCAGATATTCATCAAGGATTCTGCTGTTGAGGCCATTTGCCAAGGTGCAAAGCTTGGTGCAGGAGGAATAGCTAAATTATCCAAGGACATTCAAAAGGGAAATCTTGTTGCCATAAAATCTTTAAAAGGAGAATTAGTGGCTGCAGGAACTTCATTATTCTCCTCTCAAGAAATAATGAATGCAGATTCTGGACTTGTTGTTGATACAAATAAGGTCTTTATGGATACTGGAATTTATCCAAAAGGATGGTAA
- a CDS encoding MarR family transcriptional regulator — protein MSDKDKVIEAFKNSEEPLNAKKVSELSGVEKKEVDKIMKELKKDETIVSPKRCYWTLADK, from the coding sequence ATGTCTGATAAAGATAAAGTTATTGAAGCATTTAAAAATTCAGAAGAACCTTTAAACGCTAAAAAAGTAAGTGAACTTTCTGGTGTTGAAAAGAAAGAAGTTGATAAAATCATGAAAGAATTAAAAAAAGATGAAACCATTGTCTCTCCAAAAAGATGTTATTGGACTCTTGCAGATAAATAG
- the glnA gene encoding type I glutamate--ammonia ligase — MSVKDEKLDQIIKTVEENDIKFLKLQLSDIHGLPKSMAVPLKKADDIEDIVNDGLLFDGSSVAGLASINDSDLLAKPDINTFSTIPWRPESKGTSRFICDIFTTEGKPYDGDPRGVLKKALEKAEKRGYQFNMGPEPEFFIIKEDENGNYIPADEAEYFDVEPLDQGTDIRREIVFGLEQLGFDVEVSHHEVAAGQHEVDFKYADALKTADAVITFKEAVKAVVHNLGFKATFMPKPFLGINGSGMHCNQSLFKDGKNIFYDPNTENQISQEALYFIGGLLKHAQALSAILSPTVNSYKRLVPGYEAPCYIAYGFKNRSTLLRIPASRGLGTRIECRSPDPSCNPYLAFAVLLEAGLDGLDNKMDPGEPTEENLFALTEDEIVQRGISNLPTSLWEAYHALEQDDVVKNALGEKVFDQFYTIKRAEWDAYRIQVFDYERDQYLDV; from the coding sequence ATGTCAGTTAAAGACGAAAAATTAGACCAGATAATTAAAACTGTTGAAGAAAATGATATCAAATTTTTAAAATTGCAACTATCAGATATACACGGATTGCCAAAAAGCATGGCAGTTCCTCTTAAGAAAGCTGATGACATTGAAGATATAGTTAATGATGGATTATTATTCGATGGTTCATCAGTAGCAGGATTAGCTTCAATCAATGACAGTGACTTACTTGCAAAACCAGATATCAACACCTTCTCAACAATTCCATGGAGACCTGAATCAAAAGGAACCAGTAGATTCATATGTGATATCTTCACTACAGAAGGAAAACCATATGATGGTGATCCAAGAGGAGTGCTTAAAAAAGCATTGGAAAAAGCAGAAAAAAGAGGATATCAATTCAATATGGGTCCTGAACCAGAATTCTTCATTATCAAAGAGGATGAAAACGGAAATTACATCCCTGCGGATGAAGCTGAATATTTTGATGTAGAGCCATTGGACCAAGGTACTGACATTAGAAGAGAAATCGTATTTGGTTTAGAGCAATTAGGTTTTGATGTCGAAGTAAGCCACCACGAAGTGGCAGCAGGACAGCATGAAGTGGACTTCAAATATGCTGATGCTTTAAAAACAGCTGATGCTGTAATTACATTTAAGGAAGCTGTAAAAGCAGTAGTTCACAACTTAGGATTTAAAGCAACATTCATGCCAAAACCATTCTTGGGAATCAATGGTAGTGGAATGCATTGTAACCAAAGCCTATTCAAAGACGGCAAAAACATTTTCTATGACCCAAACACTGAAAACCAAATCTCACAGGAAGCATTATACTTCATTGGAGGATTATTGAAACATGCACAGGCTTTATCAGCAATCCTATCCCCAACAGTTAACTCTTACAAACGTTTAGTTCCAGGTTATGAGGCACCATGCTACATAGCTTACGGATTTAAAAACAGATCAACTTTACTAAGAATTCCTGCATCCCGTGGATTAGGTACAAGAATCGAATGCAGGTCACCTGACCCTTCATGTAACCCATACTTAGCATTTGCAGTATTGCTTGAAGCAGGTTTAGATGGTTTGGACAATAAGATGGATCCTGGTGAACCAACAGAAGAAAACTTGTTTGCATTAACTGAAGATGAGATTGTCCAAAGAGGCATCAGTAACTTGCCAACAAGTTTATGGGAAGCATACCATGCATTGGAACAGGATGATGTAGTTAAAAATGCTCTTGGAGAAAAAGTGTTTGATCAATTCTACACCATCAAAAGAGCTGAATGGGATGCTTACAGAATACAAGTATTCGATTATGAAAGAGATCAATACTTAGACGTTTAG
- a CDS encoding glutamine amidotransferase: protein MCGIAGVIYKDKKTHPVGEALTSMLESLQHRGPDSAGYAIYGSLDFPENYYQLNIEVKRRRGALDNLKSLLNQISPIFEEQLIESVGDSDVYKCKIALDEFSLLKPCINEIDDLENVRVINGSHSFEMIKDTGKVKDIAERFDVASRMGTHGIGHTRFATESGVDRYHAHPYQSYIIPDITVVHNGQITNYWKIRDPLERKGHTFESFNDTECIVHYMADKLNQGYKLEEALDQAVIDLDGPFSILVGTPNGIGIAKDKLGLRPGVMVETDEIFAVASEEMALHDVTDSDEIEQIAPGETRAYTI, encoded by the coding sequence ATGTGCGGAATAGCAGGTGTAATATACAAAGATAAAAAAACTCACCCTGTAGGAGAAGCATTGACATCAATGCTTGAATCATTACAGCATAGGGGTCCAGATTCTGCAGGTTATGCAATCTACGGCAGTTTGGATTTTCCTGAAAATTATTATCAATTAAACATTGAAGTAAAAAGAAGAAGAGGAGCATTAGACAATTTAAAATCATTATTAAATCAAATTAGTCCAATATTTGAAGAGCAATTGATCGAGTCTGTAGGAGACTCAGATGTATATAAATGTAAAATAGCATTGGATGAATTTTCCCTTTTAAAACCATGCATAAACGAGATAGATGACTTGGAAAATGTAAGGGTTATCAACGGTTCACATTCATTTGAAATGATTAAGGATACAGGAAAAGTTAAGGACATTGCAGAACGTTTTGATGTTGCCAGCAGAATGGGAACACATGGAATAGGCCATACTCGTTTTGCAACAGAAAGTGGTGTGGACCGCTATCATGCACACCCATATCAAAGCTACATCATACCTGACATAACTGTGGTTCATAATGGGCAGATCACCAATTACTGGAAAATTAGAGACCCATTGGAAAGGAAAGGACACACTTTCGAATCATTTAATGACACTGAGTGCATTGTTCATTATATGGCAGATAAACTTAACCAAGGCTATAAATTGGAAGAGGCTTTAGATCAAGCGGTAATTGATTTGGATGGTCCATTTTCCATATTGGTTGGAACACCTAACGGCATAGGCATTGCAAAGGACAAGCTCGGCCTTAGACCTGGTGTGATGGTGGAAACCGATGAGATCTTTGCAGTGGCTTCAGAAGAGATGGCATTACACGATGTCACAGATTCAGATGAAATTGAACAGATAGCTCCAGGGGAAACAAGAGCTTACACCATATGA
- a CDS encoding tributyrin esterase, with amino-acid sequence MEEYVIDANGMEEKELNRTIKEQAKYHDKLIIDNPDSKHNICAGLTEDVEIEIKGSAGYFVGTMAHGPRIHITGNAGWFAGDNMTEGELVIEGTAGDGAGQGIYGGTVIVKGNVGSRTGEIMKGGTVIIGGNSGFMTGLLMMGGKLIILGDVTEDVGESIMRGTIFVLGNVKSLGKNAVMEETTSEDQNELQEILTEYGFKLADKDYANFKKIVNMQ; translated from the coding sequence ATGGAAGAATATGTAATTGATGCAAATGGTATGGAAGAGAAAGAATTGAACCGCACCATAAAGGAACAAGCTAAATATCATGATAAGCTCATTATTGATAATCCTGATTCCAAACACAATATCTGTGCTGGATTAACTGAAGACGTGGAGATAGAAATCAAGGGTTCTGCAGGCTATTTTGTTGGAACAATGGCTCATGGACCAAGAATACACATCACTGGAAATGCTGGCTGGTTTGCTGGAGACAATATGACAGAAGGTGAATTGGTCATTGAAGGTACAGCTGGTGACGGTGCAGGCCAAGGAATCTATGGCGGAACTGTAATCGTTAAAGGAAATGTCGGTTCAAGAACTGGAGAAATCATGAAAGGAGGAACCGTAATCATTGGAGGAAACAGCGGTTTCATGACTGGTCTTCTTATGATGGGAGGAAAGCTCATAATACTTGGTGATGTAACTGAGGATGTTGGGGAATCCATCATGAGAGGAACTATTTTTGTTCTTGGAAATGTTAAAAGCTTAGGAAAAAATGCAGTTATGGAAGAAACCACCTCTGAAGACCAAAATGAACTTCAGGAAATCTTGACAGAATATGGTTTCAAACTGGCTGATAAGGATTATGCAAACTTTAAGAAAATTGTTAACATGCAATAG
- a CDS encoding Coenzyme F420 hydrogenase/dehydrogenase, beta subunit C-terminal domain, which produces MSEHRIAMVGTPCEIMAASKIQHYTDSPIDVKLGLFCMENFSYKYFVNLLKEYDLKMDDIEKFQIEKGFVFLLLKTKEIVKIPLSVAKRIIRKNCNICVELTSETSDISIGSIGSEDGWSTLIIRTEKGEEIVKGAIEQKFIEAKGFTDSQLGLLNKIAHTKISKNLETIERREFLARPVLYQREKSDDSINKEFSEASFLDLRSNVIDVGACVLCGACEYACPHNLITIDDTKPRMKGECPEDCHACFAVCPRTFIPADLRNDNSKPIGDFKKVLTVKSLKHTQGQDGSIVTTLIDYLLSNEIVTEALIVDKEDHLAWKPYAKLTNAIDEVVKSGGTKYSVCPVFKPLGDLKEEQVQNIDEGVN; this is translated from the coding sequence ATGAGCGAACATAGAATAGCTATGGTGGGAACACCATGTGAAATTATGGCTGCATCCAAAATTCAACATTATACCGATAGCCCTATTGATGTTAAATTGGGCTTATTCTGTATGGAGAATTTTTCATATAAGTACTTTGTAAATCTCTTGAAAGAGTATGACTTGAAAATGGATGACATTGAAAAATTCCAAATTGAGAAAGGATTTGTATTTTTACTTTTAAAAACTAAAGAAATAGTGAAAATACCTCTTTCAGTAGCTAAAAGGATTATTAGGAAAAACTGTAACATATGTGTTGAACTGACATCAGAAACCTCTGATATTTCAATCGGTTCAATTGGATCTGAAGATGGTTGGTCAACACTCATAATAAGGACTGAAAAAGGTGAGGAGATAGTTAAGGGGGCAATAGAACAGAAATTCATTGAAGCAAAAGGCTTTACAGATTCACAATTAGGATTATTGAATAAGATTGCACATACCAAAATAAGCAAAAATCTGGAAACTATAGAAAGAAGGGAATTTTTGGCAAGACCTGTATTATACCAAAGGGAAAAATCAGATGATTCCATCAATAAGGAGTTCTCAGAAGCATCATTCCTGGATTTAAGGTCAAATGTCATTGATGTTGGAGCATGTGTGCTTTGTGGAGCATGTGAATATGCATGTCCACACAATTTGATAACAATTGATGATACCAAACCAAGGATGAAAGGGGAATGCCCAGAGGATTGTCATGCATGCTTTGCAGTCTGTCCAAGAACATTTATCCCTGCTGATTTAAGAAATGACAATTCAAAACCGATAGGTGACTTTAAAAAAGTCTTGACAGTCAAATCATTAAAGCATACACAAGGTCAGGATGGGTCAATTGTAACAACATTAATCGACTATCTATTGTCAAATGAGATAGTTACTGAAGCTCTTATTGTTGATAAGGAGGATCATTTGGCTTGGAAACCTTATGCAAAGTTAACTAATGCGATTGATGAGGTTGTTAAATCTGGAGGAACAAAATATTCTGTCTGTCCTGTGTTCAAACCATTAGGGGATTTGAAAGAGGAACAAGTCCAAAATATTGATGAGGGGGTAAACTAA